DNA from Coriobacteriia bacterium:
AGTTCCTGTTTGATCAAAACCCTGGCCCTGTGCAAGAGGGAGTAAATCGTATTTTCTTTCTTTTGGAGCATCTTCGTCATCTCAGGTACGGTGTATCCCTCGTAATAGAACAAATAGATGACGCCTTTGTACTTATCCGGCAAGGAGAGTACCGTCTGCAACAGATCGCTTTCGGCCTTGTCCTCGAAGGGAAAATCCCTCTCACCAATCGAGTCGATGTTCTTACGCCAAAAACTCTTCAAGGTGTCCTTGCACTTGTTGACCGTCACCCGTATCACCCATGCTTTTTCGTGTTCCTCGGTCTCGAAAGGGTCTTCCCTCAGCAGTAACTTCAGGAACACTTCTTGAAACACGTCATCGACATCCGCATTGTTGCGGAGATACACATAACAGATTCTGCGTACCATGTCCGAATGTTTTCCAAGTGCTCCCGAGATCCTACCGTCGATATCGAGCGATTTTCGTGTCATGTCTCACTTCCTTATATATCCAATACGATTGAGCCGTGGGAATCCTTGCACAATATTTGATTTTTCTTAAAATATTTTCATGTTGCGACACTCATTTTAATCGAATAAGAACGTATTGCGAGAATATGCAATCGTCTTGTACCATACATATTCTGGTATTTCAGGAACGCGGAGAGAATTATGGATGTTCGGTGAAGCGCTCATCGACAGGCGTGCATACTATAGAATTACTCCGTCGGCACTATGAGCCGTGTCGTATCGCAATACAGGGAAATAGACGTTTGATGAAGTGGGAGCTGTGAACAACAGGTTCGACATACGGAGTGCGACAAAACTGAGCCTTTCTTTGGTTCTGTTCGTTTTTGCCGTGATGCCGGCTTGTTTGATGATGATTATGACTCCCACGTGCGCTATGGCGTCGTCGAACAACATGCCATCCTGCCCCATGGCGAGCGCGAGAAGTTGCTCTACTTGCACGAACCCTTCCAAGCAGACTTCGGTGGCGGCAAAGCAGTTTTCGCCTGATTTCACCGTCGTTTCAACGGTTGCGACCGCCATCAAGCCTTCCTCTCTCACGGGGGTACGTCGTATCG
Protein-coding regions in this window:
- a CDS encoding sigma-70 family RNA polymerase sigma factor, yielding MTRKSLDIDGRISGALGKHSDMVRRICYVYLRNNADVDDVFQEVFLKLLLREDPFETEEHEKAWVIRVTVNKCKDTLKSFWRKNIDSIGERDFPFEDKAESDLLQTVLSLPDKYKGVIYLFYYEGYTVPEMTKMLQKKENTIYSLLHRARVLIKQELGSDEIDYSF